From one Gracilibacillus salinarum genomic stretch:
- the coxB gene encoding cytochrome c oxidase subunit II, producing MKDWMGKIRTLSIFSFLVMVLTACGKDNLTALVPKGYGAEQSFNVIIISILVMIVVFIVVMAIYIYVVLKFRRKKGQEDQIPVQTEGNKTLEVVWTVIPILLLIIIAVPTIASTYDLADEGEKEDSINVNVKGMQFWWNFEYANEEVQTSQELYIPVDQKVYLNMLSGDVIHAFWVPSISGKMDVSPENENTMYIQAFEEGVYWGKCTEFCGDSHSLMDFKIVVVSQEEYDQWIDGMKNTDPEYTAQSASAQEGQQLFNNNCISCHAIDASATNPVIAPNLADFDNRTMIAGIEHYSKEALVDWIMNPGEIKPGNGMMDAEYLDDEGMSTISEEDVEKIADFLMELKATDEPVDSVKDFREQEGQGN from the coding sequence ATGAAAGATTGGATGGGAAAAATCCGAACTTTGTCCATTTTTTCCTTTTTAGTCATGGTGCTTACAGCATGTGGTAAGGATAATTTAACAGCGTTAGTACCTAAAGGGTATGGGGCAGAGCAATCCTTTAATGTCATTATTATTTCAATACTCGTTATGATTGTTGTCTTTATTGTTGTTATGGCAATCTACATTTATGTAGTATTAAAATTCCGCCGTAAAAAAGGACAAGAAGATCAAATTCCTGTGCAAACAGAAGGGAACAAAACGTTGGAGGTAGTTTGGACAGTTATTCCAATTCTGCTTTTAATTATTATCGCAGTGCCTACAATTGCTAGTACATATGATTTAGCTGATGAAGGTGAAAAAGAAGACAGTATTAATGTAAACGTTAAAGGTATGCAGTTCTGGTGGAATTTCGAATATGCAAATGAAGAAGTTCAAACAAGTCAGGAACTTTATATTCCAGTAGATCAGAAAGTTTATCTGAACATGCTATCAGGTGACGTTATTCACGCATTTTGGGTACCATCTATTTCAGGTAAGATGGATGTTAGTCCTGAAAACGAAAACACGATGTACATTCAAGCATTTGAAGAAGGTGTGTATTGGGGTAAATGTACCGAGTTTTGCGGGGATTCACACTCATTGATGGACTTTAAAATCGTAGTAGTCAGTCAAGAAGAATATGATCAGTGGATCGATGGAATGAAAAATACCGATCCTGAATACACTGCACAATCTGCATCGGCTCAGGAAGGACAGCAGCTGTTCAATAATAATTGTATTAGCTGTCATGCCATTGATGCGAGTGCAACCAATCCGGTTATCGCTCCGAACCTGGCTGATTTCGATAATCGCACGATGATTGCTGGTATAGAACATTACAGTAAAGAAGCGTTGGTTGATTGGATCATGAATCCTGGAGAAATAAAACCAGGTAACGGTATGATGGATGCAGAATATTTAGACGATGAGGGTATGAGTACAATTAGTGAAGAAGATGTTGAGAAAATTGCTGATTTCCTCATGGAATTAAAAGCTACTGACGAACCAGTAGATAGTGTGAAAGATTTTAGAGAACAAGAAGGACAGGGTAACTAA
- the ctaD gene encoding cytochrome c oxidase subunit I: MSTLVATNKKSFGATLWDYLTTVDHKKIAIMYLIAGGFFFLVGGLEALAIRWQLVQPMNDFVSAGFYNELITMHGTTMIFLAAMPLIFAFMNAVVPLQIGARDVAFPFLNSLGFWLFLFGGIMLNVGWFTGGAADAGWTAYAPLSTTSPGEGVDYYVLGLQISGAGTLMGGINFLVTIVNMRAPGMTYMRMPLFTWTAFVASALILFAFPALTVGLFLMMFDRLFGAGFFEANMGGNAVIWQHLFWIFGHPEVYILALPAFGVFSEIISTFSKKRLFGYTAMVFATVLIGFLGFMVWAHHMFTVGMGPAANSIFAVATMAIAVPTGIKIFNWLFTLWGGSIEINTPMLWALGFIPTFTLGGMTGVMVAAASADYQFHDTYFVVAHFHYVIVGGVVFALLAGLHYWWPKMFGTILDDKLGKITFWFFFIGFHLTFFIQHFLGLMGMPRRYWTYLENQGLDLGNLVSTIGAFLMGVGTIFLLINIVKTTMKNERVGGDPWDARTLEWAIPSPPPFYNFKQLPLVRGLDPLWVEKTEGRKGMTPAEPIGDIHMPNNSFLPFVISVGLFIAGFGFIYQKHDLSWLTLIFIGMGIALGAMLTRSVKDDIGYHIHKEDLQKEAEE, encoded by the coding sequence TTGAGTACATTGGTAGCTACGAACAAGAAGAGCTTCGGCGCTACATTATGGGACTATTTAACAACGGTAGACCATAAGAAGATTGCTATTATGTATTTAATTGCTGGTGGTTTTTTCTTCCTTGTTGGTGGATTAGAAGCATTAGCTATTAGATGGCAATTAGTGCAGCCGATGAACGATTTTGTAAGTGCAGGTTTCTATAATGAATTAATTACGATGCACGGTACCACGATGATTTTCTTGGCAGCAATGCCGCTCATATTTGCATTTATGAATGCTGTTGTACCGTTACAAATAGGAGCTCGTGATGTTGCGTTTCCATTTTTGAATTCCTTAGGCTTCTGGTTATTCCTTTTCGGGGGAATTATGCTGAACGTAGGTTGGTTTACAGGTGGAGCTGCAGATGCTGGCTGGACAGCTTATGCACCACTGTCTACTACTTCTCCAGGTGAAGGGGTAGACTATTACGTATTAGGTCTGCAAATTTCGGGTGCAGGTACGCTAATGGGTGGTATTAACTTCTTAGTAACGATTGTTAATATGCGTGCACCAGGAATGACTTATATGCGTATGCCTCTATTCACATGGACAGCATTTGTGGCAAGCGCACTTATCCTATTCGCCTTTCCAGCATTGACTGTCGGTTTATTCCTAATGATGTTTGATCGTTTGTTTGGTGCAGGATTTTTCGAAGCAAATATGGGTGGGAATGCCGTAATCTGGCAACACTTATTCTGGATATTTGGTCACCCGGAAGTATACATTCTGGCATTACCAGCATTTGGTGTCTTTAGTGAAATTATTTCTACTTTCTCTAAAAAACGTTTGTTTGGTTATACAGCAATGGTATTTGCAACTGTACTTATCGGTTTCTTAGGATTTATGGTGTGGGCGCACCACATGTTTACAGTAGGTATGGGTCCAGCAGCTAACTCAATATTTGCAGTTGCCACTATGGCAATCGCTGTTCCAACCGGTATTAAAATCTTTAACTGGTTGTTTACACTTTGGGGTGGCTCTATTGAGATCAATACGCCAATGCTTTGGGCATTAGGCTTTATTCCAACCTTTACACTTGGTGGTATGACTGGGGTTATGGTTGCAGCGGCTTCTGCTGACTATCAGTTCCACGATACGTATTTCGTAGTCGCGCACTTCCACTATGTAATCGTTGGTGGGGTAGTATTTGCCTTGTTAGCTGGCTTACATTACTGGTGGCCAAAAATGTTTGGTACTATCTTAGATGATAAGCTTGGAAAAATTACATTCTGGTTTTTCTTCATCGGTTTCCATTTGACGTTCTTTATTCAGCATTTCCTAGGATTAATGGGTATGCCTAGACGTTATTGGACGTATTTAGAAAATCAAGGATTAGACTTAGGTAACTTAGTAAGTACAATTGGCGCCTTTTTAATGGGTGTCGGTACGATCTTCCTTTTAATCAATATTGTAAAAACTACTATGAAAAACGAAAGAGTTGGCGGTGATCCTTGGGATGCACGTACATTGGAGTGGGCTATTCCTTCACCACCACCATTTTATAACTTTAAACAGTTACCATTAGTACGTGGTTTGGATCCGCTTTGGGTTGAGAAAACAGAAGGACGTAAAGGAATGACACCTGCAGAACCGATTGGCGATATCCACATGCCAAATAATTCTTTCTTGCCATTTGTCATTTCAGTCGGATTATTTATTGCTGGCTTTGGTTTTATTTATCAAAAACATGATTTATCATGGTTAACTTTAATTTTTATCGGTATGGGTATCGCCTTAGGTGCGATGTTAACTCGTTCCGTGAAGGACGATATCGGATATCATATCCACAAGGAAGACTTACAGAAGGAGGCTGAGGAATAA
- a CDS encoding cytochrome (ubi)quinol oxidase subunit III: MSEHDVLNPKHMPHNPEKATLEGKNKFIGFWFFLGGESVLFASLFGTYLALNDSTNGGKSSEELFGLELVFIMTMLLLTSSLTSVYAMYHMKNNDFKKMMVWLGITVALGLGFLCFELYEFNHYIHEYEFTMRSSAFGSAFYTLVGFHGGHVVFGLLWFISLMVRNAKRGLNLYNAPKFYIASLYWHFIDVVWVFIFTVVYLMGVL, from the coding sequence ATGAGTGAACACGATGTACTAAATCCGAAGCATATGCCTCATAATCCTGAGAAAGCGACCTTGGAAGGGAAAAATAAATTCATCGGTTTTTGGTTCTTCCTTGGTGGTGAGTCCGTTTTATTTGCCAGTTTGTTCGGGACATATTTAGCATTGAATGACTCAACAAACGGTGGAAAAAGTTCAGAAGAGTTATTTGGTCTTGAATTGGTATTTATTATGACGATGCTTCTTCTGACTAGTTCCTTAACAAGTGTATATGCGATGTATCATATGAAAAACAATGATTTCAAGAAGATGATGGTATGGCTTGGAATTACCGTTGCACTTGGTCTCGGATTCTTGTGCTTTGAGTTGTATGAGTTTAATCATTATATTCATGAGTATGAATTTACGATGCGCTCATCAGCATTTGGTTCAGCCTTTTACACACTTGTTGGATTCCATGGTGGGCACGTAGTGTTTGGTCTATTATGGTTTATCTCGCTAATGGTTCGTAATGCTAAACGTGGCTTGAACCTGTACAATGCACCTAAGTTTTACATTGCTAGTTTATACTGGCACTTCATCGATGTTGTTTGGGTATTTATCTTCACAGTAGTTTATCTGATGGGGGTGCTGTAA
- the ctaF gene encoding cytochrome c oxidase subunit IVB, with protein sequence MTDKVSETSQQFDYEKQKRKEEMKQQVITFALMIVFTLISFAMVLAELDRLFVIPVILVLAAIQVGFQLYYFMHMSHKGHELPALMFYGGVFAAFLTILALVVLVWW encoded by the coding sequence ATGACAGACAAAGTATCAGAAACAAGTCAGCAATTTGATTACGAAAAGCAGAAACGTAAAGAAGAAATGAAACAGCAAGTAATCACATTCGCTTTAATGATTGTTTTCACACTTATTTCTTTTGCAATGGTGTTGGCAGAGCTGGATCGATTATTTGTCATCCCGGTCATTTTAGTATTAGCAGCTATTCAAGTTGGCTTTCAATTGTATTACTTCATGCATATGAGCCACAAAGGCCATGAGCTCCCAGCATTAATGTTTTATGGCGGTGTATTTGCTGCATTTCTAACAATTCTTGCATTAGTTGTTCTTGTTTGGTGGTAA
- the ctaG gene encoding cytochrome c oxidase assembly factor CtaG → MWQDIQIFGFRALWSPYYLLFIVLLAVLYFWLFVRRNDDKKANRRQITLFYTGIALLYVIKGSPIDLLSHIMFTSHMIQMALYYLLFPILMIRGIPAWFWRKVFNIPGLSSVLRLLTKPLISLLVFNGLFSFYHIPVIFDFAKANDVAHTSISLTILLAAFLMWWPIYTPLKEMDTMQPLLKIGYICANGILITPACALIIFATDSLYATYGAGGSWVQALSLCVPGDVLTGLSGLSINGPEMFSPLGIVEDQQLGGIVMKITQEIIFGSILAKIFFPWFRSGADKVDPLPSNHHTGQI, encoded by the coding sequence ATGTGGCAAGACATACAGATTTTTGGGTTCAGAGCATTATGGAGTCCATATTATTTACTTTTTATTGTTTTACTGGCCGTATTATATTTTTGGCTGTTTGTAAGACGAAATGATGACAAGAAAGCAAATCGAAGACAAATAACCCTTTTCTATACAGGTATTGCCTTATTGTATGTTATCAAAGGGTCTCCGATTGATTTATTGTCACACATCATGTTTACATCTCATATGATTCAGATGGCATTGTATTATTTGTTATTTCCGATTCTAATGATTCGGGGAATACCAGCATGGTTTTGGCGAAAAGTATTTAATATACCGGGTTTAAGCAGTGTATTAAGACTGTTAACCAAACCGCTTATCTCTTTACTAGTATTTAATGGGTTATTTTCTTTCTATCATATTCCAGTCATTTTTGATTTTGCTAAAGCAAATGATGTTGCACATACGTCTATTTCGTTAACCATATTATTGGCAGCATTCCTTATGTGGTGGCCTATTTATACGCCTCTTAAGGAAATGGATACGATGCAGCCATTACTGAAAATTGGTTATATTTGTGCGAATGGAATTTTGATTACACCTGCCTGTGCATTGATCATATTTGCGACAGACAGCTTATATGCGACATATGGTGCCGGGGGCAGTTGGGTACAAGCTCTTTCTTTATGTGTACCTGGAGATGTACTAACCGGTCTAAGTGGTTTATCTATCAATGGTCCGGAAATGTTTTCACCACTAGGAATAGTGGAGGATCAACAACTTGGTGGCATCGTAATGAAAATAACTCAAGAAATCATTTTCGGAAGTATTTTAGCCAAAATTTTCTTTCCGTGGTTTAGAAGTGGTGCAGATAAAGTGGATCCATTACCTAGCAACCATCACACAGGACAAATATAA
- a CDS encoding DUF420 domain-containing protein codes for MHLLPTLSTFFIILSAILVAIGWRLVIKKKYKQHRKVMIAAAYSALTFFIIYMSRTVFIGNTSFGGPDDIKLYYTIFLIFHIFLATTGAVFGVITLVLAFKRNITKHQKIGPVTSIIWFFTAITGVAVYLLLYVIYDGGKTTSLIKAILGT; via the coding sequence ATGCATTTGTTACCAACGCTTAGTACCTTTTTTATTATTTTGAGTGCAATTCTAGTGGCAATTGGATGGCGTCTCGTAATAAAAAAGAAATACAAGCAACATCGAAAAGTAATGATTGCTGCTGCCTATAGTGCATTGACGTTTTTCATTATCTATATGTCACGTACGGTGTTTATCGGCAATACCAGCTTTGGCGGGCCGGATGATATTAAGCTTTACTATACGATTTTCTTAATATTTCATATTTTCCTCGCCACAACAGGAGCGGTTTTTGGAGTGATTACCCTTGTTTTAGCTTTTAAACGAAATATCACGAAGCACCAAAAAATAGGCCCTGTAACAAGTATTATATGGTTTTTTACAGCAATCACAGGTGTTGCGGTTTATCTATTGCTATACGTCATCTATGACGGTGGCAAAACAACTAGTTTAATAAAGGCAATTTTAGGTACATAA